Proteins encoded by one window of Myxococcales bacterium:
- a CDS encoding alpha/beta fold hydrolase → MRALLPRRGDLTETLATLREVVLSPLDLLPSLPQGVRTGDDVVVLIHGFLASAGVFRPMRRALEEAGAKVATFSHAPGEGVARIAKKLVRLMAHLPHGARVHLVGHSLGGVVARYYVQELHGARKVAQTISIASPFFGTRHAKLFPYLVGRDLHQESEVLDRLRAGAHDHDVPHLSLVAEADRVVVPETSAMFPTGEVVSFRDKGHNSLLYDERSIALIVDRVRGFVHR, encoded by the coding sequence ATGCGAGCCCTACTACCGCGCCGGGGGGACCTCACCGAGACCCTTGCGACGCTTCGCGAGGTCGTTCTCTCACCGCTCGACCTCCTGCCAAGCCTCCCTCAAGGCGTCCGCACGGGCGACGACGTCGTCGTGCTCATCCACGGATTCCTCGCCAGCGCCGGGGTCTTCCGACCGATGCGCCGAGCGCTCGAGGAGGCCGGCGCGAAGGTCGCGACCTTCTCGCACGCGCCCGGCGAGGGCGTGGCGCGTATCGCGAAGAAGCTCGTGCGCCTCATGGCTCACTTGCCGCACGGCGCGAGGGTGCACCTCGTGGGGCACTCGCTCGGCGGCGTGGTGGCGCGCTACTACGTGCAGGAGCTGCACGGTGCCCGCAAGGTGGCGCAGACCATTTCCATCGCGAGCCCTTTCTTCGGCACCCGTCACGCGAAGCTGTTCCCCTACCTGGTCGGGCGCGACTTGCACCAGGAGAGCGAGGTGCTCGACCGGCTCCGCGCGGGCGCGCACGATCACGACGTGCCGCACCTCTCGCTCGTCGCCGAGGCCGATCGCGTCGTGGTGCCCGAGACTTCGGCGATGTTCCCCACGGGCGAGGTGGTGAGCTTCCGCGACAAGGGCCACAACTCGCTGCTCTACGACGAGCGCTCGATCGCGCTCATCGTCGATCGCGTGCGGGGCTTCGTCCACCGCTGA
- a CDS encoding serine/threonine protein kinase has product MRQAPTQMADPTSESKLESWAPRPGEVVGGRFRVLHTLGQGGMGAVVAAAHLQLGQSVAIKFLHPKLARDAGSVERFHREARATMRIKSEHVVRVSDVGTSDAGLPFIVMELLEGADLGHVVAAGPLAISDAVDYVLQASEALAEAHAVGIVHRDLKPTNLWLAKRPDGTPLVKVLDFGISKLSTHAPGDVKLTETQSVFGSPTYMSPEQIRSAKRVDHRTDVWALGIVLHELLTGQLPFDGDTVSGVLASIAADPPLPLRHSRPDAPPGLEQAILRCLEKDVTRRCQSLAELAALLAPFASPVGTLSAGRIGRLGAPQGGSFAPSPASSAGDVGAFGITERSIVTPGRARSPVFGVALGMGLALLIIGGVAGIARLGAARGGTAAAAPTASAGVAAAPPSARILAAATPPASAAWPGSSVAPAASAAPAASTVPAAKPAHPNPRPGRPSVPAKPGATAGPAGAPTVAPTVAEGRD; this is encoded by the coding sequence GTGAGGCAAGCTCCCACGCAGATGGCGGATCCCACGTCCGAGTCGAAGCTCGAGTCGTGGGCGCCCCGACCCGGCGAGGTCGTCGGCGGCCGTTTCCGTGTGCTCCACACGCTGGGGCAGGGCGGGATGGGCGCGGTCGTCGCCGCGGCGCACCTGCAGCTCGGTCAGTCCGTCGCCATCAAGTTCCTCCACCCGAAGCTCGCTCGCGACGCCGGCAGCGTGGAGCGCTTTCACCGCGAGGCGAGGGCGACGATGCGCATCAAGAGCGAGCACGTCGTCCGCGTGAGCGACGTGGGGACGTCCGACGCCGGCCTGCCGTTCATCGTCATGGAGCTGCTCGAAGGGGCCGATCTCGGGCACGTCGTGGCGGCCGGTCCGCTCGCCATCTCCGACGCCGTCGATTACGTGCTGCAGGCTTCCGAAGCCCTCGCCGAGGCGCACGCCGTGGGCATCGTCCATCGCGACCTCAAGCCGACGAACCTGTGGCTTGCCAAGCGCCCCGACGGGACGCCATTGGTCAAGGTTCTTGACTTCGGCATCTCGAAGCTTTCGACGCACGCGCCGGGCGACGTGAAGCTCACCGAGACTCAGTCGGTGTTCGGGTCGCCCACGTACATGTCCCCGGAGCAGATCCGGAGCGCCAAGCGGGTCGACCACCGCACCGACGTCTGGGCCCTCGGCATCGTCCTCCACGAGCTGCTCACCGGCCAGCTCCCGTTCGACGGCGACACGGTCTCGGGTGTGCTCGCCAGCATCGCGGCCGATCCGCCGCTCCCGCTCCGCCACTCCCGTCCTGACGCGCCGCCCGGCCTCGAGCAAGCCATCTTGCGGTGCCTCGAGAAGGACGTCACGCGGCGCTGTCAGTCTCTCGCCGAGCTCGCGGCGCTCCTCGCGCCGTTCGCTTCCCCGGTGGGCACGCTCTCGGCTGGCCGCATCGGCCGGCTCGGCGCGCCTCAAGGCGGGAGCTTCGCCCCGAGCCCGGCCAGCTCGGCCGGCGACGTCGGCGCGTTCGGTATCACCGAGCGGAGCATCGTGACGCCCGGTCGCGCGCGGAGCCCGGTGTTCGGCGTGGCGCTCGGCATGGGCCTCGCGCTGCTCATCATCGGCGGCGTCGCGGGGATCGCGAGGCTCGGCGCCGCTCGCGGCGGGACCGCGGCCGCCGCGCCCACCGCCTCCGCAGGGGTCGCCGCGGCGCCGCCGTCGGCCCGGATCCTCGCGGCCGCGACCCCGCCTGCGAGCGCCGCATGGCCCGGGTCCTCCGTGGCGCCCGCCGCGTCCGCCGCGCCCGCCGCGTCGACGGTGCCCGCCGCGAAGCCGGCGCACCCCAATCCCCGACCCGGGCGCCCGTCCGTCCCCGCCAAGCCGGGGGCCACCGCCGGACCCGCCGGTGCGCCGACCGTCGCGCCGACCGTCGCCGAGGGGCGAGATTGA
- a CDS encoding fatty acid desaturase, producing MSEESPLTLTDPAAPPTYGDGAFSRWCDGVLHDKRDQVFIHLTIRMLLLMTAMMAGLYATLRFGPLHGAQQLLPIAVYLAVWGYFVSPVILMLHNTMHRPFLKKHKWFDRAHPFIMSFFFGIPTGYREHHIGMHHAEDNMREDLSSTIRFQRDSFLHFLVYFSRFFFLASIELPTYLARHKKKGMAKRAFLGEVGQLSVAAAAVALDFRFGLVAFVIPVVMCRFMMMVGNWGQHAFINVARKNNGIANSITCINSVYNERCFNDGYHISHHLMPARHWTEHPAELLKNRAKYAEQGAIVFRGIDFFLVSVLLWAGRYDVLSRRYVRLGAPMTDAEVEALLRERVKPVARWELESIGAEQTA from the coding sequence ATGTCTGAAGAGTCGCCCCTCACGCTGACCGATCCGGCTGCCCCTCCCACCTACGGGGACGGCGCGTTCTCGCGCTGGTGCGACGGCGTACTGCACGACAAGCGCGACCAGGTGTTCATCCACCTCACGATCCGGATGCTGCTCCTCATGACCGCGATGATGGCGGGCCTCTACGCCACGCTCCGCTTCGGGCCGCTGCACGGCGCGCAGCAGCTCCTCCCCATCGCGGTGTACCTCGCCGTGTGGGGCTACTTCGTGTCGCCGGTCATCCTGATGCTCCACAACACGATGCATCGGCCGTTCCTCAAGAAGCACAAGTGGTTCGACCGGGCGCACCCGTTCATCATGTCGTTCTTCTTCGGCATCCCCACGGGGTACCGGGAACACCACATCGGCATGCACCACGCCGAAGACAACATGCGCGAGGACCTGTCGTCGACGATCCGCTTCCAGCGCGACAGCTTCCTCCACTTCCTCGTGTACTTCTCGCGCTTCTTCTTCCTCGCCTCGATCGAGCTGCCCACCTACCTCGCGCGGCACAAGAAGAAGGGCATGGCGAAGCGCGCGTTCCTCGGCGAGGTCGGGCAGCTCTCGGTGGCCGCTGCCGCCGTCGCGCTCGATTTTCGCTTTGGCCTCGTCGCGTTCGTCATCCCGGTCGTGATGTGTCGCTTCATGATGATGGTCGGCAACTGGGGTCAGCACGCCTTCATCAACGTGGCGCGGAAGAACAACGGGATCGCCAACTCGATCACCTGCATCAACTCCGTGTACAACGAGCGCTGCTTCAACGACGGCTACCACATCAGCCACCACCTCATGCCGGCGCGCCACTGGACCGAGCACCCCGCCGAGCTCCTGAAGAACCGCGCGAAGTACGCCGAGCAAGGCGCGATCGTGTTCCGAGGCATCGACTTCTTCCTGGTGTCGGTCCTGCTTTGGGCCGGCCGCTACGACGTGCTGTCGCGCAGGTACGTGCGGCTCGGCGCGCCCATGACCGACGCCGAGGTCGAGGCGCTCCTCCGCGAGCGCGTGAAGCCCGTGGCGCGCTGGGAGCTCGAGTCGATCGGCGCCGAGCAGACCGCGTAG
- a CDS encoding CPBP family intramembrane metalloprotease, whose amino-acid sequence MARHSRTEHERPGPARRPQQTLALLVCVALALALERNLRTFPYVPRELELFAVVLAKAAVLGAGFAGAWALGHSPIDLGVQWPAARGRRLMALAVLAAVVGGVALGQLDAVRAQYPLYEPARSSAAALALSTCVFAVYAFAWELTFRGVLLFGAAPLLGRASLVAQAAVFALAHLGKPTIELALAFPGGLAFGLLSLRSRSVLAPFAAHVALAVTVNVVCIAPRLR is encoded by the coding sequence ATGGCGCGGCATTCACGCACGGAGCACGAGCGCCCTGGCCCGGCGCGGCGACCGCAGCAGACGCTCGCGTTGCTCGTGTGCGTCGCGCTCGCCCTCGCGCTCGAGCGGAACCTGCGCACTTTTCCCTACGTCCCTCGGGAGCTCGAGCTCTTCGCGGTGGTGCTCGCCAAGGCGGCGGTGCTCGGGGCGGGCTTCGCCGGCGCGTGGGCGCTCGGGCACTCGCCGATCGACCTCGGCGTCCAGTGGCCTGCGGCGCGGGGACGACGTCTCATGGCGCTCGCCGTGCTCGCCGCCGTGGTGGGCGGGGTGGCCCTCGGGCAGCTCGACGCCGTGCGCGCGCAGTATCCACTCTACGAGCCCGCGCGGTCCTCGGCCGCGGCGCTGGCGCTCTCGACGTGTGTGTTCGCCGTGTACGCCTTCGCCTGGGAGCTCACGTTCCGCGGCGTACTGCTCTTCGGGGCCGCGCCGCTCCTCGGGCGGGCGAGCCTGGTCGCGCAGGCAGCCGTGTTCGCGTTGGCCCACCTCGGCAAGCCCACCATCGAGCTGGCCCTCGCCTTCCCCGGTGGGCTCGCGTTCGGCCTGCTCTCGCTGCGATCGCGCAGCGTCCTCGCGCCGTTCGCCGCGCACGTCGCGCTCGCCGTCACGGTGAACGTGGTGTGCATCGCGCCGAGGCTGCGCTGA
- a CDS encoding serine/threonine protein kinase: MRPRRTLPPAAPPAEQAWAPRAGDVISGQYVIQRLIGKGGMGAVVAAQQVPNGGHVAIKFLHPRLAGDARATERFFREAKATTLIRSEHVVRVFDVGKSEGGLPYIVMELLEGVDLGRLLDSGPLRIPDAVDFILQAAVGLATAHAAGIVHRDLKPSNLWLSQRPDGSSLVKVLDFGISKLSVDAEEDLKLTETQSIFGSPLYMSPEQIRSAKRVDFRTDIWATGIVLYELLTDALPFDADSAAAALAAITADAPASLVAIRPDAPPALEHAIAYCLEKDVNHRCPTLAELGRLLAPFASPIGRIAAEQLTRIPVPAVTTVAPATSAASLRYLGDGRATEAGFSTVSAARRPRGSPIFAVALGIGLACVIVGLVLLGVRLGTAPRPVVAAGPSSVAPLPSVASPVVTTVRPPVTAPPPVQIVAVGDAAPPAPVASASAEPASGQPTVKPTPRTGRYANGRD; the protein is encoded by the coding sequence GTGAGACCGCGCCGCACGCTGCCGCCCGCCGCGCCGCCCGCCGAGCAGGCGTGGGCGCCGCGCGCGGGGGACGTGATCTCCGGGCAGTACGTCATCCAGCGCCTCATCGGCAAGGGCGGCATGGGCGCGGTCGTCGCGGCGCAGCAGGTCCCGAACGGCGGGCATGTGGCGATCAAGTTCCTGCACCCGCGGCTCGCGGGGGACGCGCGCGCCACCGAGCGCTTCTTTCGCGAGGCGAAGGCCACCACGCTCATCCGCAGTGAGCACGTGGTCCGCGTGTTCGACGTGGGCAAGTCGGAGGGGGGCCTGCCGTACATCGTGATGGAGCTCCTCGAGGGCGTCGATCTCGGGCGCCTGCTCGACTCGGGGCCGCTGCGCATCCCCGACGCCGTCGACTTCATCCTTCAGGCGGCGGTCGGCCTCGCCACGGCGCACGCCGCCGGCATCGTCCATCGCGACCTCAAGCCGTCCAACCTGTGGCTCTCCCAGCGCCCCGACGGCAGCTCATTGGTAAAGGTTCTTGACTTCGGCATTTCGAAGCTCTCGGTCGACGCCGAGGAGGACCTGAAGCTCACCGAGACCCAGTCGATCTTCGGCTCCCCGCTGTACATGTCGCCGGAGCAGATCCGGAGCGCGAAGCGCGTCGACTTCCGCACCGACATCTGGGCGACGGGCATCGTGCTCTACGAGCTGCTCACCGACGCGCTCCCGTTCGACGCCGACAGCGCGGCGGCGGCGCTCGCCGCGATCACCGCCGATGCCCCCGCGTCGCTCGTGGCGATCCGCCCGGACGCGCCGCCAGCCCTCGAGCACGCGATCGCGTACTGCCTCGAGAAGGACGTGAACCACCGCTGCCCGACGCTCGCCGAGCTCGGGCGACTGCTCGCGCCCTTCGCGTCGCCGATCGGCCGCATCGCCGCCGAGCAGCTCACGCGCATCCCCGTGCCCGCCGTCACCACGGTCGCGCCGGCGACGAGCGCCGCCTCCCTGCGGTACCTCGGCGACGGCCGCGCGACGGAGGCCGGGTTCTCGACGGTCTCGGCCGCGCGCCGCCCGCGCGGCTCCCCCATCTTCGCGGTGGCGCTCGGGATCGGCCTGGCCTGCGTCATCGTCGGGCTCGTGCTCCTCGGGGTGCGGCTCGGCACCGCGCCGAGGCCGGTGGTCGCCGCGGGTCCGTCGAGCGTCGCGCCGCTGCCTTCCGTCGCGAGCCCCGTGGTCACGACCGTCCGCCCCCCGGTCACGGCTCCGCCGCCCGTGCAAATCGTGGCCGTGGGCGACGCCGCGCCGCCGGCGCCCGTGGCGAGCGCGAGCGCCGAGCCCGCGAGCGGCCAGCCGACCGTCAAGCCCACGCCGAGGACCGGGAGGTATGCGAATGGCCGCGACTAG
- a CDS encoding ATP-binding cassette domain-containing protein, with protein MIRIRGLNKSFRSAGGHLAHVVRDLTLTVPEGCLYGLIGPGAAGKSVLLKLITGLIKADSGSIDVAGQDVTQLTELDLQKLRLKFGMLFQNNALFDHLTVDDNIAFPLRRLYSLPEAEVQARVAERLSSVALSGFGARLPGGLSGGQKKRVGVARATITNAEIVLYDEPAAGLDPVTSQKIFELLREEQRARNATVIMVSSDLDRLLTVTDRVGMMYKGELIFDGTTTEAKASTQPYVRQFVHGLTEGPL; from the coding sequence ATGATCCGCATCCGCGGTCTGAACAAGAGCTTCCGCTCCGCCGGCGGGCACCTCGCGCACGTCGTGCGGGACCTCACGCTCACGGTGCCGGAGGGGTGCCTCTACGGGCTCATCGGGCCGGGCGCGGCCGGCAAGAGCGTGCTGCTCAAGCTCATCACGGGGCTCATCAAGGCCGACTCGGGCAGCATCGACGTCGCGGGCCAGGACGTCACCCAGCTCACCGAGCTCGACCTCCAGAAGCTGCGCCTCAAGTTCGGCATGCTCTTCCAGAACAACGCGCTCTTCGACCACCTCACGGTCGACGACAACATCGCGTTCCCCCTGCGGCGCCTCTACTCGCTCCCCGAAGCCGAGGTGCAAGCGCGGGTCGCCGAGCGCCTGTCGAGCGTGGCGCTCTCGGGGTTCGGCGCGCGGCTCCCTGGCGGGCTCTCGGGCGGCCAGAAGAAGCGCGTGGGCGTCGCCCGCGCCACAATCACGAACGCCGAGATCGTGCTCTACGACGAGCCCGCGGCCGGCCTCGACCCGGTCACCTCCCAGAAGATCTTCGAGCTTCTGCGCGAGGAGCAGCGGGCGCGCAACGCCACCGTCATCATGGTCTCGAGCGATCTCGATCGCCTGCTCACGGTCACCGACCGGGTGGGCATGATGTACAAGGGCGAGCTCATCTTCGACGGCACGACGACCGAGGCGAAGGCGAGCACCCAGCCGTACGTCCGGCAGTTCGTGCACGGCCTCACCGAGGGGCCGCTGTAG
- a CDS encoding acyl-CoA thioesterase → MDEADDVRGGTPERPAHAIRVEVSDRDIDVLGHANNVAYLRWVQDVAVAHSDAVGLTFERYRELGGVFVVRRHEIDYLRSALHGEVLEVRTWIPRSMAAKVLRKTEVRRLTGEVLVRAETTWGYIDVRALRPTRIPDSVREAFGMPRTPREAPPTTESPGDSSG, encoded by the coding sequence ATGGACGAGGCCGACGACGTGCGAGGTGGCACACCTGAGCGCCCAGCCCACGCGATCCGCGTCGAGGTGAGCGACCGGGACATCGACGTGCTCGGTCACGCTAACAATGTCGCATACTTGCGCTGGGTGCAGGACGTGGCGGTCGCGCACTCCGACGCCGTGGGCCTCACCTTCGAGCGCTACCGTGAGCTCGGCGGCGTGTTCGTCGTGCGGCGCCACGAGATCGACTACCTGCGATCCGCGCTACACGGCGAGGTGCTCGAGGTGCGTACGTGGATTCCCAGATCGATGGCGGCGAAGGTCCTGCGGAAGACGGAGGTGCGGCGCCTCACCGGGGAGGTGCTCGTGCGCGCGGAGACCACCTGGGGCTACATCGACGTGCGCGCGCTCCGCCCCACGCGCATCCCCGACAGCGTGCGCGAGGCGTTCGGCATGCCGCGCACGCCGCGCGAGGCCCCCCCGACCACGGAGTCCCCCGGCGACTCGAGCGGCTAG